AGGAACAGAAGAACTATCAATCAAGATCaggtttttaattttgtataataGACATCAATGTCTTGGTAATTGTGGCTTGGGCAGTGATTAAAAGCGATTTTAACTTGAAGCTTTCGATTGAAAAAAGTTCGAAATGTCATGATTATACATAATTGTGATTTCTagttttagagcatctccaaccctactccataatttactgcaaaatAAAGTGAgaaatggagtgatgaacaaacaaaaaatctattaaatGGTAATGGGTTGTCTAAATTATACAGTAacgttggagatgctcttagacaTACTTTAACGGTCGCACGAAGCTTGTATAttatggaagaaaaaaaaataagaatacaaaataatttatcttCAACCTTTCATATGACGTATGTTTTTTGGTGGTCtatgtttttagtttatttagCTGAAAGCAAGCATTGTACAATGCCTTGTTATTTTATATGCGACGTCGTCTATAGTGTTTTGGACGTATAATAAAGCATAAATAAACTCGTAAGTTTACATAAGGAGATGTATGATTATATCATTCACATAAAGCGCTTCAGTTGTAACACCATTTCCAACCCATCCCTAtttttatctctatattttctcttaaaatagagaaactctataGTTTCTATTATAGAGATAAAAATGCTCTAATATATGCATCTATAATAAAGTTTCTCTGTTTAtaaaggaaaatatagagatatgatATTTCTACTTCTAAATATAGAGGTAAAAAGTAACtttcctctatatttttctctaaaatagaagaaTTCTATCATAAAGACATACATTGGAACATTTTCACTTCTATAACAGAgatttctattttagaaaaaaatatagaagtgTACATTAGAGATGATCAGAACCAACATTTCCTACAAGATACATTTAGGTAGATGGCATCTTAATCATGTTCTactaacatatttatttaattaaaaaatccaGCAATATTTTACAAAGTTATAAATGGCACACGTGTGGGGACTCATAGCCAGATAAGCTCGTTCCTCATACTCTCACAACAAGCATAcctggttcttcttcttctttgcagctttcTCTCTATTCGAAACTCGTTTAAATGCCGAGAAGTCTAGAGCCGTTGGATCTAGGAATCCAGATACCGTACCATTTCAGATGTCCAATCTCACTAGAGCTGATGCGTGACCCGGTAACCGTCTGCACCGGTCAAACCTACGACCGAACAAGCATCGAGTCATGGGTCTCCACAGGAACCGACACGACATGTCCTGTCACACGCGCTCCTCTGTCCGACTTCACTCTCATCCCAAACCACACTCTCCGCCGTCTCATCCAAGAATGGTGCGTCGCCAACCGCTCCAACGGCGTCGAGCGCATCCCTACTCCCAAACAGCCCGCTGATCCAACCTCCGTCCGAGCTCTCCTCAGCCAAGCCTCCGCCGCGTGTGGAACTCACGTCTCCGTTCGCTCCCGCGCCGCCGCCCTCCGCCGCTTGCGTGCGTTCGCGCGCGATTCCGAAAAGAACCGCGTTTTGATCGCGGCGCACAACGCCAAAGAGATTCTGATCAGGATTCTGTTCTCCGACGAGTCTCCTGAGCTGGTCTCCGAGGCCCTCGCTCTTCTAGCTATGTTCCCGATGACGGAGCCTGGTCAGTGCGAATCTATAATCTCGGATGCGGGTCGGGTCGGGTTCCTGACCCGGTTACTATTCGATTCCTCTATCGAAACGCGCGTTAACGCTGCCGCGTTGATAGAGATGGTTGTGACGGGATCGAAGACGGCTGATATCAAAGGAACGGTTTTAACCTCTGAGTGTATATTCGAAGGAGTTATCGATCTTCTACGTAATCCTACGGTTACGTCGTCCCCACGGCGAGCTCTCAAGATCGGAGTCAAAGCCCTGTTCGCGCTCTGCCTCGCGAAAAACACGCGCCGCATCGCCGTATCATCCGGTGCACCGGAGATTCTAATCGACAGACTCGCGGCGGGGTTAGACAGGTGCGACGCTGAGCGAGCTTTAGCTACGGTGGAGCTTCTCTGCCGGACGGCAGAGGGATGCGCGGCGTTCGGCGAGCACGCTCTGACGGTGCCGCTTCTTGTGAAGACGATTCTGAGGGTTTCGGATCGTGCGACGGAGTACGCGGCGGGGGCGTTGTTAGCGCTTTGTACGGCGGAGGAAAGGTGGAGAGACGAGGCGGTGGCGGCGGGAGTGGTGGTGCAGTTGCTGCTGATGGTGCAGAGTGAGTGTACGGAGAGGGCGAAGAGGAAGGCACAGAAGCTGCTGAAGCTTCTGAGAGACTCGTGGCCTGACTACTCCTTCGCTAACTCCGATGATTTCGCCTGCAGCGAAGTGGTCcccttttgatcttttttttaattaattccacagtaattattttttagtctttttttttttgagcaattagtagaaaaggaaaaagaaaacacgTAAAGtggttatttttttatgaaaaaaatgtgaattaaaaaatacaaaaaggttttgatttgaTGACCATAATTTATATACTGGTTTTTTTCTTCAGTGTATGCAACTAATTTGTCTTCTTATTGATTGGCTTTTGGAGCTGGGAAAAGTTGTTAAAAAGCAAATGGAAGATATGCTAAAAGCCTCTAAAGTCATTCTTTGTATGATGTACAGCTCTTTTGCTGAGTGCCATGAGTTTTCTAATGAAATGTCTTTATAGTGTTATCTGCTTTACTTAATGTAGAGAACTCTTGTTGATTTATCTTCTTTACGGGCTTACGTATGGGTCGAAACTTAATATATTCAGCCCAATAAAGTAGTCAAAAAGGAAACTCAGTTTGGTTTCCAGGTTTACGTGGATACATTTCgttttattatcaaaatcagAAAAGAGTTTGCACTCTAACACATTTCAGAAACACAAACATACAAACACAGTTCATTACTCACCCCATATATACATAAACACAAACCAAAGCCCTTGTAAGGACcctcttcttttattttattcattacaTAGTCAAGGCAAGATATTTCTTGGTGCTCACTCTTTTCTTCCTGAACAACAGCCTCTTCAAGAACCCTACTCCTTGCTTCTTTCTTGGAACCATCTCCATCTTCTCACCTTTCGCCTTCTCTGGTTCGTACACTATCAAGGCATTGTTACTGTTACCATCATCATGAGTAACGCTGTTATAGGATGATGAATCTTTGGCCGTTGCGTCTTCAATACTTTCCCGGAGAGAAGGTCTTTTGTGCAGATATTTCATTGTGCTGCTAGTTTCTGTTGTCGATAAAGCTCTTAGTTGCTTCCTTAAATTGGTAATTGTTTCTTGACACTCTGATAACTTCACAGAAGCTGCTGCAATATCCCATCCctacaaacaaaaaatcataatcataatcaaacacaaatatttatattttagtatgtGAATTTATGTACCTTTCTACTCACGCTTTTGTTTCTATGCATTGGTTTCTTCGTTTCaacactgcaaaaaaaaaaaactcacaaaaAATGATAAACTTTCAATAGCAAAAAGGGAGTAACGTTGAGATCTTTATATGTGATTAACGGTTTTTGGTTTACCTTTCTAACTGAAGCTGAAGCTCGATGCAAGTCCCTTCGAGTTCTTCACAACAACTCTTTCTATAATCAAACTCTACTTCAAGAGAAGACAGTTTCTTCTCCGTCTCGTTGAGCTTAGCTTCGGCTATGTGTAGCTTTGTATCAAGATCTTCCTTCATTGATCTCTCAGTTTCCATCTCAGCCTCTACCTTCTCCTTACTCTCTCTCAATGCCTTGACCTCGCCTTCTAAGCTTCTGATCTTTTCAACGGCTTCCTCAAGCTTATCCTTCAGTTCTTGCCTCTCTTCAGTTTCAACTTTCTCCACTTTTGTTAGACCCAAATGTCTCTTGATCTCAGCCTTTGTCATTGGACCTGATTCCACACGAAAATAATATTACATGCTGTGGTTTCGGGCCTAAGGATTACGGGCTTCGGCCCCGAACCTCCTGGtattcacaaaaataaaataaaataaaaacctgATTCCACATTTGATTTCCATGTGATGCAGAGAGGATCTCCTTCACCTTTCTTGGTCtctacatcatcatcatcatccatacATCCCAAAGCAATCTTGATGTCTTGCAACAACTCTTTAACACCGCGTTTCGATATCCTCTCTTGCTTTGATACAGCACTCAAAACAACTTGAATCCAGTCGAAAGACCCGTCGTCTTtctcaccatcatcctctcctcTTGGAGCTGCTTTCTCAGTACAAACAATAGCTAACTTCTCCATCTCATTAAAGTCATCCATAAGCAACTTCATCTCCTTCGAACCAGAAGGGCTAATGACACTATTTTCGCTTCTAATATCGAAGCTCGAAGCACTTAAAGGCTTCTGCCCGCGGCTAAGGTCTTTAATCTCCATGTTCTTCCTCATAATGATGTCCATCAGATTCTTGTTCTCGGCCCTAACGTTACCTATCTGCTCCATCAGCAGATCGTACTTAAGCTTCCGGCTCTGAGCTTCATCTCTCATCATCAAATCACTCTTATTATTCGCGTTTCTTCTTTTCATCTCTTCCCCTTCGTTCCTCATGGAGATCGACCTATCAGGAAACTTCTTGCGAAACAGGAGTCTCAGTCTTTTGCACTCGGCTTCGAGCTCCACGATCTTGTTCACGTTCCTGAGCTGCTGTTTATGCGTTAGCTCCATGGACTTGCGAGTATActctgtttcctctgtttttaCTTCGAGATCCTTCTCGAGAACGGTATACTCGTATCTCAAGAACGCGTTTTCTTTCTCCGTTGAGTCTAATCTCGTCATCAACGCTTCGAATTCTGATTCCACTTGAAACTTACGCTCTTGCAGGCTCACCGTGAGCTCTTCTTTGGCCACAAGAGACTTCTTTAGCTGAGAGTTCTCGGCGGTTAACGTGTGAATCTTTCTCTTCATCTCGATTACATCATCAAATGCAGATTCTTCTTGTCTATCCTTCATGAAATTGTTGTTATCCAGTCTCTTTGCCTCATGATCTCTCCCAAGAAGCTCCATTCGCTGGAGAAGCTTATCACAAAAAGGCGATGAGTCTCCTCCATCCACTAAACTCATTTCTTCATCTTTCAAGAAAATCTCATCTGCTACGTCTTTATCTCCGTAAAGATTCACACGAGGATCTTTCTTAGGAGAGTTTAAGGCTACAGTTTCTAGCTTCTCGTTGAGATTTTTTCGAGCTCTCTCAGGTCTAACTCCATTTCCTGGAGGAACCGCACGTGCCTAGACACCCAAATCAAATTAATCATCACTCAAAAGACATTTACTAAGCTATCTCGAAGTTGAAAAGCAAATAAAGACAGAACATGAGTTAACTATACGACAAAGTTTTGctcaagaaaaatataaaaacgtGTGAAGGAAAACTTGGCTACTTCTGCAAGAGTTTATTTTACCTGTGGTTTGATGTTTCTTCTAGAAGAACCTTGGAGTGTTTCTGCTACAGATTCTATTTTCTTCTTCGATCTCCACTGGTTTGCATCCATTCTTTCTGTAAGATAGAGCATAAACTTAAACATACAACTTTGCATTCTACTAAGAATAATCAAAGAACAAGACCCAAGAAGATGTAAATGATCAAAGGAAGGTTTGGATGCCAGTTCTTACATAGTTTTATGTTAGAAGCCCAGCTTGATTAAGTGTGTGACTAATGTCTGCAACAACAAAAtatgaagaagaggagagatGAATCTTCACAAGGAAATGAGGTAGAGGGAAGCGTCAAAGTAACTATGTGACACTGACATTAATTGTTTACGTTTCAACTCATAAATAAGCATTAAAGGAGCCAAAAATTATAGGctttatataattgtttttattctgAAGTTATAGTacaatgttttctttttaatgaagaAACTGTTTTAAAACCTTGCCTTTCATAAATTTTACTAAAGAAACaatcataaaaaatataattcaccTATTAGTAATACCATTTCAACACTTAACAatcatttcgtttttgcattaGTAATACCATAGTTAATATGGTAATAC
This region of Brassica napus cultivar Da-Ae chromosome C5, Da-Ae, whole genome shotgun sequence genomic DNA includes:
- the LOC106418673 gene encoding U-box domain-containing protein 25, translated to MPRSLEPLDLGIQIPYHFRCPISLELMRDPVTVCTGQTYDRTSIESWVSTGTDTTCPVTRAPLSDFTLIPNHTLRRLIQEWCVANRSNGVERIPTPKQPADPTSVRALLSQASAACGTHVSVRSRAAALRRLRAFARDSEKNRVLIAAHNAKEILIRILFSDESPELVSEALALLAMFPMTEPGQCESIISDAGRVGFLTRLLFDSSIETRVNAAALIEMVVTGSKTADIKGTVLTSECIFEGVIDLLRNPTVTSSPRRALKIGVKALFALCLAKNTRRIAVSSGAPEILIDRLAAGLDRCDAERALATVELLCRTAEGCAAFGEHALTVPLLVKTILRVSDRATEYAAGALLALCTAEERWRDEAVAAGVVVQLLLMVQSECTERAKRKAQKLLKLLRDSWPDYSFANSDDFACSEVVPF
- the LOC106418295 gene encoding filament-like plant protein 7 isoform X1, with protein sequence MDANQWRSKKKIESVAETLQGSSRRNIKPQARAVPPGNGVRPERARKNLNEKLETVALNSPKKDPRVNLYGDKDVADEIFLKDEEMSLVDGGDSSPFCDKLLQRMELLGRDHEAKRLDNNNFMKDRQEESAFDDVIEMKRKIHTLTAENSQLKKSLVAKEELTVSLQERKFQVESEFEALMTRLDSTEKENAFLRYEYTVLEKDLEVKTEETEYTRKSMELTHKQQLRNVNKIVELEAECKRLRLLFRKKFPDRSISMRNEGEEMKRRNANNKSDLMMRDEAQSRKLKYDLLMEQIGNVRAENKNLMDIIMRKNMEIKDLSRGQKPLSASSFDIRSENSVISPSGSKEMKLLMDDFNEMEKLAIVCTEKAAPRGEDDGEKDDGSFDWIQVVLSAVSKQERISKRGVKELLQDIKIALGCMDDDDDVETKKGEGDPLCITWKSNVESGPMTKAEIKRHLGLTKVEKVETEERQELKDKLEEAVEKIRSLEGEVKALRESKEKVEAEMETERSMKEDLDTKLHIAEAKLNETEKKLSSLEVEFDYRKSCCEELEGTCIELQLQLESVETKKPMHRNKSVSRKGWDIAAASVKLSECQETITNLRKQLRALSTTETSSTMKYLHKRPSLRESIEDATAKDSSSYNSVTHDDGNSNNALIVYEPEKAKGEKMEMVPRKKQGVGFLKRLLFRKKRVSTKKYLALTM
- the LOC106418295 gene encoding filament-like plant protein 7 isoform X2, whose amino-acid sequence is MDANQWRSKKKIESVAETLQGSSRRNIKPQARAVPPGNGVRPERARKNLNEKLETVALNSPKKDPRVNLYGDKDVADEIFLKDEEMSLVDGGDSSPFCDKLLQRMELLGRDHEAKRLDNNNFMKDRQEESAFDDVIEMKRKIHTLTAENSQLKKSLVAKEELTVSLQERKFQVESEFEALMTRLDSTEKENAFLRYEYTVLEKDLEVKTEETEYTRKSMELTHKQQLRNVNKIVELEAECKRLRLLFRKKFPDRSISMRNEGEEMKRRNANNKSDLMMRDEAQSRKLKYDLLMEQIGNVRAENKNLMDIIMRKNMEIKDLSRGQKPLSASSFDIRSENSVISPSGSKEMKLLMDDFNEMEKLAIVCTEKAAPRGEDDGEKDDGSFDWIQVVLSAVSKQERISKRGVKELLQDIKIALGCMDDDDDVETKKGEGDPLCITWKSNVESGPMTKAEIKRHLGLTKVEKVETEERQELKDKLEEAVEKIRSLEGEVKALRESKEKVEAEMETERSMKEDLDTKLHIAEAKLNETEKKLSSLEVEFDYRKSCCEELEGTCIELQLQLESVETKKPMHRNKSGWDIAAASVKLSECQETITNLRKQLRALSTTETSSTMKYLHKRPSLRESIEDATAKDSSSYNSVTHDDGNSNNALIVYEPEKAKGEKMEMVPRKKQGVGFLKRLLFRKKRVSTKKYLALTM